One Cydia pomonella isolate Wapato2018A chromosome 14, ilCydPomo1, whole genome shotgun sequence DNA segment encodes these proteins:
- the LOC133524722 gene encoding uncharacterized protein LOC133524722 — protein sequence MPLPYDTISTTSQSRTESMFTKCCCCIPLRLGCFILGYLNLIFNTYHTLALLTLTTYIGITTHGFDHFDSDRPRMVSDQVPDIESVERPFLNQVGILLMVVLCANIAWLMINVACLVGLHKKSLGPIRVYIGFATVRLLLSLAGFVYLVMSCSAGTQTIIIHSLDLGLAAYFILVYYIYAVHLERELDQTRPEPANDISFVYPVKIDKEKLVL from the exons GATTTCCACGACTTCGCAGTCACGAACGGAGTCCATGTTTACAAAATGCTGCTGCTGCATTCCATTGAGGCTTGGGTGCTTCATTCTCGGATATTTAAATCTG ATTTTTAACACCTACCACACCCTAGCCCTACTGACCCTGACCACCTACATCGGCATCACGACCCACGGCTTCGACCACTTCGACTCTGACCGTCCCCGCATGGTCTCAGACCAGGTGCCAGACATCGAGTCTGTTGAGAGACCCTTCCTAAACCAAGTGGGGATTCTGCTTATGGTTGTGCTCTGCGCTAATATTGCTTGGTTAATGATCAATGTGGCGTGTCTTGTGGGACTACATAAG AAAAGTCTCGGCCCGATCCGCGTCTACATCGGCTTCGCCACTGTACGACTGCTGCTGTCTCTCGCTGGCTTCGTCTACCTCGTGATGTCTTGCAGTGCTGGCACTCAGACGATCATCATCCACAGCTTGGATCTCG GTCTCGCAGCCTACTTCATCCTTGTCTACTACATCTACGCGGTTCATCTCGAGCGCGAACTGGACCAGACCCGCCCCGAGCCTGCTAACGACATCTCTTTTGTCTATCCCGTCAAGATTGATAAGGAGAAGCTTGTTCTGTAG